In Rutidosis leptorrhynchoides isolate AG116_Rl617_1_P2 chromosome 2, CSIRO_AGI_Rlap_v1, whole genome shotgun sequence, one genomic interval encodes:
- the LOC139890923 gene encoding uncharacterized protein, whose product MAHNISTLLSFITIFLATLQLIAAVDYTVTNTAATTAGGIKFTQDIGDEYTTQTLNSATNFIWTTFDQTSDSDKKDVSQVNVFIDDMDGVAYTSNNEIHVSAKYIQGYSGDVKTEITGVLYHEMTHVWQWNGNGQAPGGLIEGIADYVRLKAGYAPSHWVQPGQGDRWDQGYDVTARFLDYCNGIRNGFVAELNKKMRGGYSDGFFVDLLGKTVDQLWDEYKA is encoded by the coding sequence ATGGCTCATAACATCTCCACCTTGCTCTCATTCATTACAATATTCCTAGCAACCTTGCAGCTCATCGCTGCGGTTGACTACACCGTGACCAACACAGCCGCAACCACCGCTGGTGGCATCAAGTTCACCCAAGACATAGGAGATGAATACACCACCCAAACCTTAAACTCCGCCACAAACTTCATATGGACAACATTTGACCAAACCTCAGACTCCGATAAAAAAGACGTATCACAAGtaaatgtattcattgatgatatgGATGGTGTCGCATACACTTCCAACAACGAAATCCATGTTAGTGCTAAATACATTCAAGGGTATTCGGGTGACGTTAAGACCGAAATAACTGGTGTACTTTATCATGAAATGACACATGTTTGGCAATGGAATGGGAATGGACAAGCACCAGGAGGTTTGATTGAAGGGATTGCGGATTATGTGAGGTTAAAGGCCGGGTATGCACCAAGCCATTGGGTTCAACCGGGACAAGGTGATAGATGGGATCAAGGGTATGACGTTACGGCTCGGTTTTTAGACTATTGTAATGGTATTAGAAATGGGTTTGTGGCTGAACTTAATAAGAAGATGAGAGGTGGTTATAGTGATGGTTTCTTTGTTGATTTGCTCGGAAAAACGGTTGATCAACTGTGGGATGAATACAAAGCTTAA